The sequence below is a genomic window from Rhinolophus sinicus isolate RSC01 chromosome X, ASM3656204v1, whole genome shotgun sequence.
TTCCCCAAGACCCCTGTTTGTGATGTTGGTCTGGGCCCTCCACCCCTTTTTGGTGATCAAGTCACTGTGCTTCAGCCCCTCAGTGACGAGCCTGGGCTTCCTCCTTGTCCTACTGCCTGGGCCCCCTCCAGAAATAGTAGTAATAGTTGTCCTAATTGGAAACGGCTAGAAAATACCCTTtcaggcaatttttttttcttcccttctttcaaaAAGGGATTTATATCGCCACTTTTACATCACAGCTTGCCCCTTGGATGTTGTGGCTGCTCGCTAGCTAGCGGGTCGTGAAAACATTCACGAGTCAGTTAGAAATAcggaaggaagatttattaaagtaagaggaagGTCGGCAGGGCAGAGTGTGCTGGAAACTACTGCGTTGAGtgtttggtctcaagttttatattttctgaccaggatgtaaattgcttagGCGGGcagtggaattttctattgagttcggCTTTGTCCGTTGCGGTGGCGGAAGGTGCAGTTAAGCTGTTTATCACAACCTTTGCATacgttatgtagatttaagttggagcccaGAGCGGATCCCATACatatgcaaaacctctcccaagtcacagggccagcactgggccgaagtaaatagaaacattaaaactggtctgcatagtaaatgtataggaagcagaataaagaaaagaaagttttcaaaaagtcccaagctaaattacacttgttaattcaaattataccagagatccgaATCTCAagatagaagatttagtgccatcATTACAATCCTGTCTTAACATTGGGCATGTTCATGAATGAGACTTTCAGGAAAATGGGGGCGGGCGGGCAGGAATGTCTGCCAGTGGGCAGAGAACTCTGCATAACCCTTCACACAGGGCTGGCCCAACATAGCCTTGACTATGTCAAGCAGCTAAACTTTAGGACCAGAAAAGAATCtcaacattttaaatagcaacaaaacaaaacaaacaaaacaaactgatgCCATGCTAAGTCCGCCTGCCActtgagaaagttaaaaaatcgacagacaaggttggtggaaagaaaagcaggtttattcagaatgctggCATCAGGGaggatggcagactcctgtccaaaggccatctccccgTTCCTATGTAGGTacacaagaaaaagaacacaggaaaGGGGGAGTCGGTCAGGCAGGTTCGAGAACTGACAttgcttcctggggtctggtctgttttaagataatgttatctctggactccAGACTCTCACATGCAGCCACCGTGGCCTGAGGCTTTATGTGTATTCCAGTGTCTAGGCACCTGAAGATCAAGAAATTGCCCTTTACAGATtaggattttgttaattaaatggattaacgaGGTATGGGTAACcttgagaaaggaaacaaaacacagttCTGTAGTTAagcagtgaggggagaaacaagagaaaatagctgaatatcactgcaAACTAGCTAGGTTTAATTACAGGTGGCTAGACAACGAGCTATGTGGTGAGTCAAATAGCAAACTAGCTAAATCTAACTGTGTTATTGATTTACCGAATTTCACCtttacaaaaccaaaataaaacacacacacataaaacccCTGGGTGATAGCAAAGTTTGGCACAAGAGTACCTAACATTTTTTGGTCAGTATAGGTCACATAGCACCAAGCTTctgaatatagatatagatatagatatagatagatatagatagatatagatagatatagatagatatagatatataaaattcCCAAAGAGTCAAaagaaactccaggaaaagacaacaaaaattcCTTTTTGGTTGGATAGAGTACTCTGTAAGTTTTTCCTTTTGTACAGAAAAGGATGGCTAAGATGGCAGCCACGCTGACTTTCATGGAACATGCCTGATTTTTGTCAAAGGGcaacctaaaagaaaatatttaattttatttgaggaAAACAAGGGTAAAATACTGAAGACAGTTATTTTAACAAGTTTTTCTCATGGAAATTAACAAGTTGCTATTAATGCCACAGCTAAGAGCTAGGCATCATCAGCATCACTTTGGGGCTGACATGCTTTTTGATTATGTTATAAAGTTGATGCACTTAAGACTAGACCAATGACTTCAGGTATATTTGGTTAAACAAAGCTGACAGGGAGTTTATGTTGAATTACTTCACAGATGTGAGAACCATCGATCAGAAAGAGCACAAAGCCTAGTGTCTTTTCTCTCAAATAATAAGGACATAGGAAAACTTCAGATGAGACTAGGTTGTGTGTTCAGTGTGACCTTACATAAGAGAACAGACATCAAAGAAATGAGGCTATTCTGTCCTTATTTAACATCAAATACTGAAATTCACCTCAGGCCTTCCCTTCAGGTGTCTGTGCCTCCGGTTCCTTTGACTCCAGTTTTTGATGCTGCAGATGGAGGCTGTCTAGCTTCTGCATATCTTCTGTAAGACCAGTTCTAAGATCCTTgttttttcttagaaattcttTTACCACTGCCAGTTGATTTGAGATCTGCAGGAAGAAACCATACGATGTACAGTTCAGATCATTCTATAGCAGAGTTGTAATTCAGATGAAAACTTACTAGCTCCAAGACTGGCTCCTGCTCACGTGTCCACCAAGAGACAGAAACCCTGGCTACAGGCACCCGTCCACAAACACGTTAAggtgtgaaaaacaaaaccaaacaaacccttTAAAACAAAGCATCCTTTACTCAAACAAAACAAGACCTAGGAGAGCTGGTTCTGGGCTGCACAAGGGGGTGTTTGCTCGCCTCCTCaaatttttttgctttaaaacttCCTGCATTTGTAtgaaagggacacacacacacacacacacacacacaatcatcgACTTTCAATGGCGTTATATCCCAATAAtcccatcataagttgaaaatatcctaAGACAAAAATGCATTTAGTACACCTAACCTACAGAACATGATAGCTTAGCCTAGGCTACCtcaaacatgctcagaacacctACATTAGCCtccagttgggcaaaatcatctcgCTTCCACTGCCCAGCATCACCAGAGAGTATAGTACTGCGTATCGCTGGccgggaaaagatcaaaattaaaagtatggTTTTTACTGAATGCACTGTTTCACACCATCGTAAAGTCGAAAAATCGTAAGTTGGGGACCATcagtatatgtatacacatatacacatacacacacatacataaatatgtatgtatgtatatatcaaaataaaatgaaacactttcATTTTGTACCTGtacatgtattaaatatatatgtacatatacattcaTATGGATATGTATATTGTGTATGGTTAtccatatggatgtacatgtatctgtgtatatacagagggtgccaaaaaatgtacacattttaagaaaggaaaactgtattacaattgtaatactcaatatataccgacaacaaaagatgaatacaagtcccgtttgacttctgcaattacaagaggtgctcaaagtggttaccatcagcatctagacacttttgattacggtgaactactgcttgggcaatgtggaccaaagtgtccatttgtatacatttttttggcacccctggtatatttaaTAGTAATATATGTACAGGTAAAAACTTCAAAATGAGCACAAGGGTACAAGGTAAAAAGTGGGTCTTCTTCCAAACCCTGTCCTCAGTCACCTATCTCCTCCGCTCACAGGTGACCACAATGAAATTTCTTGTGTTTCTTCCAGAGATATTCTATGCATTTCCATGTGAGCATAggtatatactatatacacattctaaaaaatacaaatggcagCATACTAGACACTGATCTTCAACTGATCTTTTCTACATCAGATTATAAAGAGTGGCCtccttatattttttaatggctgaacaatatttcaGTTATGGatgtttcacattttaacatattatttcaAACCTTCTGTTGAGACCAATAATGCTACAGTAACTAACCTGGTACATGTGTTATTTTGTATAAGTGACAAGTCTATTTGTAGGATCTGTATCTAGAAGTGAAATGCAGTTTTAATTCTGATagctttctgttttaatttattaacaGATTTTGCCAAAACTGCCATCTATAGAGGTTGTACCAATTTAAACTCCCACTAGTAACGTACTTCCTGATATTTAAACTAGTAAAAGGACTCTCAGAATTGTACCatggaaatgttttgttttcactggATTTATCCCAGGATACCCTCACTGGTCACTGTGCTTATTACAAAGATGAGAGTTACTCATTTTTGGGTGTGGtgaattttttcaaatggaaaatccCCAACTCCAAACTAAGTCAAGATGATCTAAATCTAATGAAGAAAAGTGACGGAGTACCCTACCCCTAGCTGAGAGGTGGTTCTTAAACGTTAAGACTGATTCTGAGGCAGTAGGTCTAGGGTGAAACTAAGCAAGCACTCAGGTGATTGTGATGTCAGCGAATGAAACAGCCAGATGCTGGATGATGGCTGCCAGGAATGGAAGGGAGTAGGGAAGACTGGCTGCGGCTTGTGGCCATGATGAATAGGGAGCAGGAGGGCCAGGCAGGTCTTCAGATAGGTTAGTAAGTAGATGGGGACGTGCCCTTCAGCGGGAGCTATTTATTACACGGCTGGAAACAAGGCTACAGCGCCCCGAAAGACACCTGGGCTTTAAATAATAAATCTGGAAACCATAAACACGTGAAATGAAGGTTACACCAATGACATTATTCATAGCGTACATTAGTAACCGTGGATACTGTACCGTTAGTGCTTATTGTCTGTGCCTGGTGCCCCAGATGCACCCCAGGCTCCTTCCTGCACTTCCCATCAGATGCCCGTGACCTGATATACCACACATATGACCCAAGATGAAGTGGGGTTCTCTCTTTCCCTGTTTGGAGACCTTCTCATTCAATGACTTGGGAGCTGTGATCCTTTGTGCTATCACCTCCTGACCCTCTCTGCCCTTGAAATTTGCTTAAGAGGGGCAATTATTTTAGCTTGGTTGTGGGgcggaagagaagggagaaaacgTCAAAACAAGTTTTTTTCAATGATTAAGAATGGGGAAGGCTTATGCATGTTTATATGTAAAGGGGGAAGAGAAAATAGAgctggaaaaagtgaaaaaaactatGGAACTTAGTCAGACAGGCTTAGATAGTGAAGACCTGCTTTGTCatttaactagctgtgtgactttgggcaagacacttgacctctctgagcttatTTCCATGTGTGCAAATAAAGGATGATGATACCAACCCCACCTAGGATTCTTGTGAGGATTGGAAATAACCTACTAAAAGCATTGAGCATTGTGTCTGGTACATTCCTTCctacatttatttcacaaatgtttagCGAGAGTCagtctaccatgtgccaggcatggttaCAGGGAAAAGATGCTTAGTACCTCACTCTTCCAGCCACTTATGCCAAAACTTTTGGGCTTGTCTTTGACACCCCTTTCTCTCACATGCCACGTCTTCCCATCTGCGCACCACCTCTACACTGGTCTAGACCATCATTTCTCTTACCTGGTAACCGCAGCAGCCTCCTAACCTGTCTCCCTGCTTTTAactgctcccccacccctccctggctTCCTCAACATAGCAGCTGATGTGCTCCATTTGTCATTCTGCTGCTGGGAACTCTGCCCCAGCTCCCATCTCAGGAGCAAGAGCCTAGGTCCTTCCACTGGCTCACAAGGCCCAACATGACCTGCCTCTTTCACCTTCACTCTCTCACCTCCTCACCCACTATTCtttctgtgggggcagagccccagaaagtagtttacaggctctcggcctcacgtggaggggtgctggctcgggtagtagatggccatcagctgtggctgattggccgtcagctgtagccattgagccattagccactaatataactgctgcggctacgaaggagagccgaggagagtggaggagagtgaaagagagtcgtcggtgggttgcagacaaaacggacagcaggtcgcacgtccagtgaacccagcctccagtgagaccgtagtggtatgactcccctacctatggctccgtgggtgttcctttttggcctcaccatatcctgtgttcttgtatggggagcgggagcagagaccccgcagggtctcccgcatgacactttCCCTTACCCCACTCTAGCCACCCCGGCTCTCCtttttgctgttccctctgcctgaatgCTCTTGCTGCAGGTATACACATGGCTAATCCTTACCTCCTCCCAGCTGTGGCTAAGTCTCCCCTTCTAAATGAGGCCACACTGAGCACCCTATTGAAACCTGATACTCGTCCCCACTCTGCCGTTCCTGATCCCCCATACTCCGCTCCACACAATACTTCTTCTAAAGCACCACATCATTTACTTATTACGTTGACTGTTTACTATCTGTCTCTCCCAACAGGGATCTTTGTTTTGCTCACTGAGGCACACCAAGTTTCTAGAactgtgcctggaacatagtagacactttctcagtaaatatttctggaatataACAAATAAAGTGTCATTCTGATCCTTTCTCTGATTGCCTCGAGTACATTCTATCACTGCCCCTTCTCTCCAAGCTTCCCCATGGATCTCTGTGAAGGTGGTTCCCTCACCAGGTTTACAAAATCAGTAATGATTTCCAAGAATGTCCAAATTCTTTACAGGTTTTTTTTAGCCACTTAGTGCACTCAACATTCTttagctgaatttttaaaaaacatttatttatttattttattattattattatttttaaagagggcgcagctcacagtggcccatgtggggatcaaaccggcaaccttgctgtcattagcaccatgctctaaccaactgaactaatcGGCCACCCTCTTtagctgaatttttaaattcccaGGTCCTAATAGACCATGGAGGGCCGGCAGGAACAAGTGAAGGGCTCCTGGGTCGTAGCTAAATTCTGTATCAGGGCTCTTGAGAGACACACTCGACATGTGTCCCGAGGGGCCTGAACAGCTGTTGCTCCCACGTGGCTCTGAAGCAGAACGCATTTTATAATCACAGTTATACACGCATAGTGTATTTTCATGGGAGCCCCTTTTTATGTTAGATATCGTTAAGGTATTTACAATGATGAATAAGACTATTAaatcttctgttttctaaatctAAAAGAATGGAGATGATGAGCTCTCTCTGCTCTGTGCTCCTTGGTACTCCCATGCTCTGTGATGTGTTTTTGGGACCCGTCACACTAAATGACCACCATTAACCATTTTTTTCTCAACTTGGCTTCCCAACCATACTCctactgtttttctttaacttttgtttatttatgtgtgcttttccaggacccatcagctccaagtcaagtaattgtttcaatctagtggagggcgcagctcccagtggcccatgctgggatcgaactggcaatcttgttgttaagagcaccgtgctctaaccaactgagctatctgacCGACCGATACTCCTATGTTTTAACGAACACCAGAAACAGGTCTTGTTAAACATTCACAAAAAAAGTCCTGTGGTTATAATCACTGTATTTCTTGATTCCTAGATGCATGTTTTATCATCTCAAATGAGAATGCATCTTACCATTGATAATCTTACAATAaattggcagcattttttttctttcttagaagtGACTGAATGGTGTGTCTTATAATTGATGGCATTTTAGAGTCACTAAAATTTGGTTTATTGAATCCTCTAACTTTGGGGACTAAACCTAAAGAGTATGGATAACCATGTCTGGCACTCAACTTTCAAACAAGGTCAAGTTCCACACATCATAGAAAGCCAGCCTCCAACTTCTTAGAGATAATACACCAATCAATCCAAACTTACATTTTGATCAATTGAAATAGCAAGAGAAATGCCATAGTCTACTGAAcagaaaacatgcaaaacaagAACTGATCAACTCTATCTAGAGATTTGGGGACCCACAGGACAAGCCAATTAACACCAATTTCctctctgtaaaacagagataacgAGGGTTTGAAATTTACAGCTGCCAGCTCCTTGGTGCTACAAGACGCAGTGTGGCATGTGGAAAGGCACAGGGCAAGCGTGGGGAGACCCCTGGCCAGCTCTCACACCCCAGCTGTATGGCCTGGCATCTGACAGTGCCTGCTCCGTGGGGTTGTTGCCTTGTGTGTAAAGCAGGGGATGTAAGATGATTACTACGTTCCTTTCCAGCTCACAGCTCACAGACTCCTGGCTTGAGTGTGTTGCTGCTGATGCATTTTGCTCTTTGTTACACAAACAGGAAAGAACTGCAGCTCCCTCAAGAGAGAAGGGGGAACTACTGATGACTCAGGGACCGTGAGCCCGATGCTCTGGTTATCTTCTGTTGTTCAACTCTGCTTCTAAAAGCAACAGCagatcgcttctcggccttttggttaagatcaagtgtaaaagcAGCAGCAGAAAGAGAATTGGGGCTGGCtctaatagcattttaaaataaagcaagatgAAACACATGGATTTAGGAAACAGccttattcatcattttaaataccTATGGTGTGCCAGGGTATGCACACCCCAAAACCGGAGGTACCCAGTCCCTGTGCTAAAGGGGCTCACCAAACTGAATGAAGCGTCTCGGTCAAGGTCAGAACAGTTAACAGAGGCATACGGACCAATAAGGAGCATGGCTTAATGAATGAAGTACACACTTTATATTACATAAACACCCTCTTTGTGTTTAACGAGGTAACCAACAACACTACTTTCCTCAGACAAGGTGGAATAGAGAGGTAAAATGATTTGTCTAAGGTCTCCTGGTGATCTAGAACTCTAATCCAGCAGGTGCTGGAATATTTCGGAAACTTACTAGAGTAcaattttactgtttcttttttttttttttaataccttgcATGTAACAAAGGGGATTCTTTTCTCCTGTACTTCCGATCAGGATTTAAAACCATCATTAGCAATGTCCTAAGCTAGAAACCTTGTTGATCCTTTAACCCCCGCCCCTTCTCCACCTCCTTCCAGTCCCATGCCATGCTCCTAGTAATCTAATCGGTCATTAAGAGCCATCAGTTCTGCCCAGGCAATGCCTCCTGAATCTGGCTCCTTCACACTTCTAGTTTCTGTCCTCTTTCTCTCACCCTCACGACTGCAAGAGCCTCCTGGTTGGTCTCCAACCTCCAATTGCCATAAGAGTTAACTTTCTAAAAGCTGTATctgctctatttcatttactctttcttgCTTAAAAACATCTCTTGGCTCTCTACCGCTTTCTGGGAATAAGGTCCAAACCCCTTGGAAAACCTTTCAAAATATGGCTTCAATCTACCTGACCACCTCACATCTGACCATATCTCCTCTGCCCGCCTTGCCACTGCCCAGGCCCAAGCTATTCTTTCATGCCTTGGCAGGTGCTGTCCCTTCTGCCGAGAACACACTTCTTCTCTTGCCAATTTGCCAAACCAATTTGATTCAGTTACTCCCAGCTCAACAGCACCTTCTCAGGAAAGCCTGTTTTTGTAACCACCAACCCCCGCCCCTGACTTGCAGAGAATCTCCAGAACATTTGTTTAGAATTCTGTGATAGCCCTTACCGTGTTGTTCTACTCTGCAGCACATATTAGGCACTCAAATGTCTGCTgattaagtgaaaatatttgtCTAAAGGTAATACTAATTTGTGCTGAAAGAATATTCATTTCTGGAAATTATTTGACTTATAAATCAGAACCGTAACTGGCAGTATGTTAAAACGagctcctcttcctccctggcACCTTTCTTTGTTTTGCTCTCTCACTCAGGACacaatacattgttttttttttacctcttcaGGCAACACCTCTTGTTCTTTTGCTTGAAGATACATCTCTTGAAGTTTTTCCTTtagtaattccatttctatttcatttacttggCTCACACTCAGGTGAACGCCTGCTTCATATTCACACCCATCTCGCTCATCCTCCTCGGGGATGTGAACAGCCCAGTCCGATGTCAACAGCTGTTGGATTTCCAAACAAATATACGAACTGATTGAATGGAAGAGACATTCCACTGGATTAGTCAAAGAATGTATAATTAAACAGCATTGACTGGATCCACTTTAATAGCATTCTGTGACCACAGAAAACCTTCTCAGCTCAGCACAATTCTAGATTTCCCATCGACGTGTTTTCCCCCATTTACATTAGAAAATTTCCTTTAAACCTAATAAACCTCAAATTCTATATGAAGTATGGTGGTagctttttttccttagttttttaTGCCAGAActgttcaatttaatttttacctGTTCTATTGTGGAGTACACTGCCACAATCTCTGGGATACTCCTGAATTCATTCAGAAAATTTTGGATCTTCCTCTGGAAATCTCGAAGCCATACAGAAGATACCTTCATCTCTGAAGAGTGCATGATCTCATTACGGCACTTAATCACCTACAGGAAGAccaaaaaaaggataaaaggggggcagctggatgactcagctggttagagcgtgagctctgaacaatagggttgccggttcgatccccacatgggccagtgagctgcgtcctccacaattagattgaacaactacttgacttgaagctgatgggccctggaaaaacacactgttccccaatattacccctcccccaaaaaagataaaaggcTTCAAACAGTGGGATAAACTGAGATTTTGCAATTCCAAAGAAAAGTTGCAGAAAGGCTCTGTTAATTACAAAAACCACACGTGTGGCCTGGCGGTGCTATCAAGGCTCTGGAGGATGTTCAACCTCCTGCCACATGAATAATAAATTCATCGGGTTAAGAAATACAAGCAAGCTGACAACTACCCTTAAACCATTGAAATCTTATAACTGGTTGAGTATCTCTTACAATTTCCCAAATCCCTTAACTAAAAATCAACCTGCCAAAGAGCAAGAGCTGAAGCGGACAatgcaaaaatcttttaaatattgttcGAGCTCCAGGAAGCTGGGCCAAGGGAGTTGATGTGGAAACCAcgatgaaaagaaaaacaacttttgcCTGTATTTAAGACGAATGGTGCTGCTTAATCATACATTAATTAATTCATGTAATGTCTTCCACATCTTCATTAAAAGATATCAAAGGGGTCAACTTTGTACTGTGATAGTTTTTGTTTCTGCTGATGTCACGGAGGATTCTTACTACCTTCAACTGCTGGCATGCTAGTAAAACACACATGCATTTTCTCtacatattataaataatccATTCAGATACATTCTCTTCAATGACGCTCAGAGTAATAAATGTGCCAGAGCTGTTCTCTGGTGAAACATAAAGTCTAAATCTCCCAGAGGAAATCTGATGAGCATAGCGCTCTATTTTCACCTTGTTTATctactaccttgtttccccgaaaataagaccgggtcttatattgtttgctccaaaagacgcattagggcttatgttcagaggatgtcatcctgaaaaatcatgttagggcttattttccgttaggtcttatttttggggaaacacggtagtgttgTATGTTCTTCGGTTCTATGTAACTAGGTCTTGCAACTGTTTAGCCAACGAGATTTAGAAGGGCAGGACTCAAATGCTGGCATACTATGGACagaataatgcatttttattacagataatatattttttatatattacatatttatatatattactatacatatatattttttaatacagaaaattacTTTGCTTCTGTTTATGGCAGAACAGGGAAGAGAAATTTGAGGTTCACCTAGTTTAGTGGTGAATGGTCCAATAGCAAGTTGTCAGGAAGCGTCAATTAGGGAGACCGGAAGGGTCAGTCTGTTGACTGCATTCGCACAGGGGTCTTGGACATCACAGAAGGTGCATGGGATGTGAGCCCCCGTAGCCTCTGAGCGACACCAACTTTGAAGCAAAGTCTAACTTTCTTTGCACACCACCGTTTTGGTAAGAGACCATGTGCTACATCTGCACGCTGCTTTAGCATGACAGGGTGTTTCCCGGCTGGTCTTCACAGTACCGACGTGAATGACCCCGTGTATGGCTTGAATTCTGACAGCTCTTACCTCTGTGACTTTCTTTCGATCAACCACAAAGTGATCACAGGAGTTGATGAGGCTTAAAAGAGCAACCGCATCACATTCCTCGGGTCCTGTTTTGTCTGCCAGTCCTCGGGGCATGAAGGCCTGAAGGAGGGGGGGCACGAGGAGCACCTGAGTCTCCTCCAAACTGAGGAGCTACTGGGGTCAATGTTACTTGCCTATTTCCCAAGAGATGACTGCGATTCTCTTACTGAGGTTTCAAGTTAGGAGACTCACGAATCCAAAATGCAAGTCAGGGAACGGTGTGACAGCTAAGCCTCGGCCAAGGGCAATAACTAAAGGGTTGCTCTATCTGTCCCTTTGCTCTCAGAGACACTTAGACACTTGACATAACTGGTTCTCTGTCCTTTCTTAATGGCATAGAAGCAGGAAGCATGGGTAGAAAGCGCCTTTTATCTTTTCCTTGCTGAAGTGTCACTGGCTGAGTTGTTAaagatttaaacttttaaaataatagttactCCAAAGTGGACACTAAAATGGCTTGAGAAAGTTCAGTGCGGTAGTATAAAGAATCAGGCTTTAGAGTGTGACAGggctgggttcaaatctcagctctgccactcgccagctgtgtcaccttgggcaagttacttatcctcAGATCCCTCATCAGTAAATGGGGGTAACTGTCCTCATCTACCTCGAAGGATGTTGCGAAAATAAGTTAATGCAAAGCACTTGCttaatgcctggcacatgctaACAGGCCATAAATGTTGGCAATTATCGTGGCGATGGTGCAAGGTGAGTAGAATCTCCATAGGAGTTACAGATGGGATCCCAGGCTTTGAGGCACTAGATATATCAGAAGGGCCTCGTTCTAGCATGATCTTGCTGTTTGTAGGATTTTCTGGCACGGACTCCAAAAATGGTGTTATAGCAAGGCTTGGGcatatttctttcctgaaatatttCCAAGTTAACACCTGAAGATAACAACTTTACCAAGCTAAGTTCAAGAGTACATTCCTGCCAAGGGACTAGAAAAAAACGACATGAAAAATTACTCGCAATGAGAACTCGAAATAAAGAGACCTGTTCCATTGAAAACACATTTCAGTAGGCAAGCAACCACGATACCTCTCCTAACAGTGCTGCTTACCACACAATGCCATTGCCCAGCatagtgagtgaatgaatgctgaTTGTAATTACCTGAGTACAAAGAGGGCGGGCATAACATTTATCTACATTTTGTAGAAATACCATTTCattggtatttcttttttggaaCAGCTTTCCAAAAAAGGCTTGCGGTAGGTGCCGACACACCGCAGCGAGTCAGGGCCATCTCCTGATGGTGGTGGAACCCTACATGTGGGCCTCACGTAACTGAGAATTTGACATACACTGAATGCCCCCTATCAAAAGGTCCCAGTAGCCAGTCCCAGCAGGTCTTAACAGCTACTGACTGACATGCCAGCCCTCTGTAAGAAGC
It includes:
- the CXHXorf38 gene encoding uncharacterized protein CXorf38 homolog isoform X1 → MVLSELAARLNCAEYKNWVKAGHCLLLLRDCLQGFVGREVLAFHRGLLAASRGLDPRVTCLTGSRCIPRARQFQPQCQVCSEWKREILKHHTNRNGDIHWGNCRPGLWPVDAWEVAKAFMPRGLADKTGPEECDAVALLSLINSCDHFVVDRKKVTEVIKCRNEIMHSSEMKVSSVWLRDFQRKIQNFLNEFRSIPEIVAVYSTIEQLLTSDWAVHIPEEDERDGCEYEAGVHLSVSQVNEIEMELLKEKLQEMYLQAKEQEVLPEEISNQLAVVKEFLRKNKDLRTGLTEDMQKLDSLHLQHQKLESKEPEAQTPEGKA
- the CXHXorf38 gene encoding uncharacterized protein CXorf38 homolog isoform X2 gives rise to the protein MVLSELAARLNCAEYKNWVKAGHCLLLLRDCLQGFVGREVLAFHRGLLAASRGLDPRVTCLTGSRCIPRARQFQPQCQVCSEWKREILKHHTNRNGDIHWGNCRPGLWPVDAWEVAKVIKCRNEIMHSSEMKVSSVWLRDFQRKIQNFLNEFRSIPEIVAVYSTIEQLLTSDWAVHIPEEDERDGCEYEAGVHLSVSQVNEIEMELLKEKLQEMYLQAKEQEVLPEEISNQLAVVKEFLRKNKDLRTGLTEDMQKLDSLHLQHQKLESKEPEAQTPEGKA